The nucleotide sequence TGTATTTGAGCGCGCTGCTGACAAGCTGGTCGGAGAGGCTTCCGCTGCTGCTTTCCCCCTGAAGGCCGCCGGAGGCTCCGGTCTGAAGTCCGTTGACATCGACGATCTTGATGGAGTCGATATGCTCCATCGGTCTGACGCTTTCGGCGATGATGGCCGGCAGCGACTCGATCAGTTTCGTCTGGATCTGCAGCGTGATCTGATCGAGGCTGAGGATATTGGCCGCTTCGTTGAGTTTGCGGCGTCCCTCTGCCTCGGCCTCAAGGTCGGCCTGTTTCGCCTTGGCGACCGTCGTGATAGCGTCGGCCTCACCCTGGGCGGCGATACGCTTGGCTTCAGCGGTGTCTTCCGCCGCCGTTTTTTCCGCTTCGGCCGCAACTTTGATGCCGACGGCATCCTCTTCCGCTTCCTGTTCGGCCTTGACGATCGCGATGGCTTTGGCGCGGTTCGCTTCGGCGACCTGCTTGACGGTGACGACGTTCTCTTCGGCCCTGACCTGATCGGCGCGCGCTTCGTCTGCCTCGGCCCGGGCTTTGGATTCCGCCTTGGATTTTTCGGAGATCTCGATCTCTTTGGACTGTTCGGCTATCTTGATCGCTTTTTGCTTCTCGATATCGGCCTGCCGGATCAGCTTCTCTTTCTCGATGCGTTTGGATTCGGTGATCTTCTCGTTTTCGATTCGGGTCTGCTCAATGGCCTCTTTGGCCTCGATCTCCGCATTTTCCGCCTGGCGCCGTTTGTCGGCTTCCTCTTTCTTTGTCTGCGCATCAATGTCGGCCTTGCGGACGGCGATTTCGCGCCGCTGGTCCATGGACGCGTACTCCTGCTCGCGTTCAATTTCAAGGCTCAGGCGCTCCGCCTCGAGGTTTTTCTGCTCGATCTGGATGCGGGTGTCCTGCTCGATGTCATTGCGGGCCTTGCGGCGCTCTTCGATCTCTTTGGTCAGCAGCAGCAGACCCTGGGCATCGAAGGCGTTGTCGGGGTTGAAGAAGTTTTTGCTGGTCTGGTCGAGCCCGGTCAGGGAGACGGTTTCCAGTTCAAGCCCGTTCTTGATCAGATCCTCGGCGACGTTGCCCTGGACCTTCTGGACGAAATCGGCACGCTTTTCATGAAGGTCTTTCATGCTCATCTCGGCCGCGACGGAGCGCAGAGCGTCGACGAATTTCCCTTCGATCAGCGATTTGAGCTCGACGGGTTTCATGGTCCGTTCACCGAGGGTCTGGGCCGCACGCGCGATGCTGTCCGCATCGGGT is from Sulfurimonas sp. HSL-1656 and encodes:
- a CDS encoding flotillin domain-containing protein → MNLDLDLMYVIIPSVALVALLAIGLIVARLYTRATKEQAFVRTGFGGEKVIRDGGAIVLPVFHEITLVNMQTLRLEVRREKNDALITGDRMRVDVLAEFFVRVKPDADSIARAAQTLGERTMKPVELKSLIEGKFVDALRSVAAEMSMKDLHEKRADFVQKVQGNVAEDLIKNGLELETVSLTGLDQTSKNFFNPDNAFDAQGLLLLTKEIEERRKARNDIEQDTRIQIEQKNLEAERLSLEIEREQEYASMDQRREIAVRKADIDAQTKKEEADKRRQAENAEIEAKEAIEQTRIENEKITESKRIEKEKLIRQADIEKQKAIKIAEQSKEIEISEKSKAESKARAEADEARADQVRAEENVVTVKQVAEANRAKAIAIVKAEQEAEEDAVGIKVAAEAEKTAAEDTAEAKRIAAQGEADAITTVAKAKQADLEAEAEGRRKLNEAANILSLDQITLQIQTKLIESLPAIIAESVRPMEHIDSIKIVDVNGLQTGASGGLQGESSSGSLSDQLVSSALKYKAHSPLLDDLIGGLGLGALNDVAGIAKKAGLVSAAGETATADVETAETVEAEGTKGA